The Macaca mulatta isolate MMU2019108-1 chromosome 19, T2T-MMU8v2.0, whole genome shotgun sequence sequence TCATTGAACAACTGTTCAGACTTGGGTGAAGTAAATCTGTGTTGGAGGGACTGAGATTGTGGTGCATGTTTTTGCTGCAATATGTAGCAAATCGCCTTTCTTCTTACACAGATACCTCTTCTGGCTCCGAAGATGAAGGCTCAGTGCAGGGGGACTCCCAGGGCACCCCGACCTCCAGCCAGGGCAGCATCAACATGGAGCACTGGATCAGTCAGGCCATCCACGGCTCCACCACGTCCACCACCTCCTCGTCCTCCACGCAGAGCGGGGACAGCAGAGCTGCCAACAGGCTGGCGGATGTCATGGCCCAGACCCACATGGGTGAGCACGCTTCAcagtgtctttctgtgcctgttgtCTAAATGCCTTTGCATGTGCACGTTTTCCTCTGTTTGCATCGTGGCTGTGGAATCCCTTAGTGGAAAGAGCGCAGAGCCCCTCTGGCCCCTGGGGTGCTTTGGTTGGATTGTTTCCGGAAGATGCTTTACTGCTTCTCATGcacaggtccctcccacagctgGAATTCCAGGGACCTTATTACTGGGGAATCCCGCAGCCATATCCGAATTCCAGGGGCCTTCTGCTTATAAGTCCTTTCGTGTTCCTGGGGAATCCTGCAGCCATATCCGCTTCCATCTTTTCTTCTCACTTATGCTTCTGCGTGAAACCTTAACAGTCCCAGTCAACAGGACAGGGTTTTAAAGTGTGCTTCTCCTGACCACGGGAGTCATTTAAGGAAATGAGGGCTTTAAGCACGGCCGCTTTACTCTGCTGTCTGCCACAGGTGTTCAGATTTCTTGGGCGTGGCGCACTGTTTTGTGTAGGTTCTATGACAAGGGAGATCCTCTGTATTAGAAAAAGAACGAAGTTAGGATCACTGCCCCACAACGTTTGAAGATGCCGTGGAAAAGGAGTGAAGTGAGAATTACTAGAGGTAGAGTCGACGCGTGGGGGAGCCACGATGAGCCTCGCATCGCTCTGCCTTTGAATGGTTCAGGAGTAAATGTTTTCCATCAAGTATGGGACTTGGGTTGAATAGGATTTGGTGTGTGTCTCTATTAAAGCAGTAACCGGAGACGACTGTGTACCACGTCGCCGATAACGGAGCACGAGCCACAGGCTCAGACCCTCCCGGCACCAGCTACCACAGGAAAGCCTGATCTCTGCAAAACCCTCAGTGGGAAGCAGGTGGACGTCATGTGTGATCAGATAGCCCACAGACACCCCAGAACCCCAGAATGTTCACTTCTAGATCACTGACTCCTTGACACCCAGAGGCGTTTAGGATTGACTTGGGTCCCAGCCCCTTCGGTGCTCACTGACACTGAAAGCGTCAGCTGTTTTCTGTCTGGAACAGGAGTTTGCTGTCAGGAGAGCTGGGTCTGTCTCACTTTTCCCAATAACTGCTGCTGGGATCTTGAAGTCCCTTCTCCTGCTTTAGGCTTTgagtgaggggaaaaaaattgaaaaaaataatttttctctctcaactGTTGTGAGtataaaggagaaaacagaaatactcTTTAAAAGTTTGCGAAGTAGTACTCAAATGCAAAGCAGTATTAAACTTCAGTTTGACACAGTTTCAGGAACATGTACACTCGTTTATGTGAATTAATAGCCCTACTTGAAATCACAGTAGGCTAAACATTGAACAGAAATGTGTGACTGTTAcatatttttccataataaaattcCATGTGTATATTGGATCGCAGGATAGTGGCCGAGGCTCTGCCGACGAGAACGGGGAGGCCAGACACCACCTCTGCCACTTGGTGGAAGCATTTGTATCCTCAGATCTTActcaattttaagaaaatgcaCAGAATCTTACCAAGGaaaacacatatttttgaataaatgaatcactGCACTTGGGCCTCCCTTTGTGGGTTTACCCTTTCAATACTGGAGGAAGTTTTAGTACAAAGAATTAATGTATCCAAACTATGAGGGGCTCCTAACTCATGTACATCAGGGCTCAGTGTGACCCAAATGTAACTCTAGGGTGATCGCGTTCCGGTAATTTCTAATTGGGCACAAAGATAATCCTCCTAGACTATCTGGAAATTTTCTATAAGTTTGGGAATTTTTTGGAAAAGCCGTGACAAAATAATGAAACTTGAAGAGGAGAAATATTTTGTGTGGCAAAACAAGAGAAGTAAAAAGTCAGATGTGCATTTGACCTTCTGAGATAATCAGAAGCCTGTGAATGAGAACTTAGCATCTGTGATCACGTGTGCGTGTGAGTGTTCTAAGGAGTCCAGTCACAACATAGTCACACTGGCCCACCCCCCCCCAGACCCTACATGGTCATAGCCATTACTATTCCCatttgatgaagaaactgaggcatggagagctTAAGGGACATCCCCAAATCCCCAGAAGTTTCCAGAGCTGGGTTTCCATTTCCAGGCCCTGGGCTCCAAAGCGCGAGTAAAGCCCTGGGCTGTGTGGACGGTGGCCGACAGGAAACGGGACCCTTCCATGAACATACACACGCTTCCTGGCGCCCTGCCATTGCCGGTCTAACGTTATTCTAGTTAAAATGCCGCTGACGTGGCTCCTATTAGGAAATTGAGGTTTCACCGAACTCTGCTCCATTTTCGGCAACATGAGTTATGCTGGGGTCCCCCTTTGTGCCGGATGTGTGTGGCAGACGTGGCTGAGATCGGCTTTGGCTTCTCACGGCACCCCCAGACCGCGCTCGGGTCTCTTCCTGAGCTATGGCTTGCTCAACCTGCAGAACAAACGCCACAACCACCAGAAACACTCATGATGTGCTTCTTTACAGATAATCATTCTGCACCTCCTGACGTAACCACGAACACCTCAGAGCACTCCATACAGATGGAGCGACCACAGGGTTCCACGGGGTCCCGGACAGCGCCCAAGTACTGCAACGCCGAGCTCATGGAGACCGGGAATGGTACGTCCCAAAGCAGAGATGTGTTTTTTTCTGGGAAATGGTTTGTGCTGATGTCCCGTTCTGTGCCCGTGACTGGGTGTGTTTCTTCCTGGGGTACAATCTGCTGCCATTTTATCTGCTGAATAACTAACAGTGGTTCAGCAACTGAGAAATTCTTGCACAGGTGTTAAGACCGTGAACAGTCACTTAGAAAAGCAAGATGAAGTTAAATGTACAACAGAATTACTGTCAGATGGGCCGGTATGTTGCTTTAGACTTCGGAGGAAAGAGGGTCTTTTTATCCATGTTGGACAGAGATGTCAGCGACTTGGTAACAGGCTGCGGCCGAgggcttctccttccttcctgtggCCTGGTCTTGGTATGTTCTGATTACAGCGGCGGTTTGTATCACCTAGCCCCTGTTCTGTTTAAGTCTTAGTCCTTCCCCGGAGTCATAAAAGTCAGTGTAGAACCTAGCAGTGAATGAAATACAATGCCCCCGTGTGAAGCCTCATCGAGCAGCCTTGGAATGGCGTAATCTTGTAGTGCACGGGACTCGCAGGCGGACAAGGAGGCCTCTCCGAGCCCCAACAGGTAGACAGGGAGGACTATTGGAGCCGCGATAAGCACAGAGGACAGGGAGGCCTGTGTGGACACAGTGGAGAGGCACAGTGGCCAGGGAGGACAGCGcggttgtgtggatccacaggacactgtggcgtccaagcacgcGCTCCCAGAGGAGAGGACCCTGTGGGAGCTGATGCTGGGAGCAGGCTGAGATTCCAGCGAGTaagactccctgtgacgtgcacagctgccatctgcgcAGCAGCTCCTGATGCCAAGATGgtcgtgcgataaatgcacaaagcacatctccagcaaaaagccgccgagtgtcgacatccaggatatccaccgAGGTGGCTTTTtagtgttaatacgatgaatgtgagcagcaggtggtctgcgttctgggtgtgtgtgactgtgccactgcagttttgttctcatgtcttgatgagcatgaacggttcctgacgagggtaggtaaggatgctgtgacctgagactctgcagtattgtagcttgaggaaccaaggagtttttctgtcttgcaaacctgtcagggaggatgttccaggctggtgactgctccatgaggtatccAGGTTCCTTTCAGACCCCTGCTCTGCGTTCCCAGGGAcacggctgtccttgctgtggttggggctgggtgattgccatgctggcggGGGAGGGTTAAGGCGAGAGTGGCcatgatttacctaatctacataatgacagggagcctgggagtaaagtgtagccatggcctggaggatggatgatggatgttggtgaacgactggctgcactcaccgcagaTGGCCCAGGGATGGGAAGGATGACTGATTATGCCATTcaatggtacctggttctttcagatttggcttccttatggattttctgctgtaaagaggagagagcctatGGTTCTAGGCCAAACATTTCACTCATCTCGTAGCATCTTGTATCCCTTAGCCAACATTTTTGTCAAGTTtcagaagtcctatcaaactggcaagcatttctcagtTTGGTTTAatcattggattttatatctgtgtctgcatctctattttacatctatgtggttatttgacactctgtagtacctttgtaataggttctatttggtggaagttactttcaacaaacccttgctgctacttaaattttcaaggttgcaagtagaaaggagagaataaaaaccacatcttctctaattttaaaatttgttgttcctcaaatcacaccagaagtacagatacTACAAATTGTAAAAGCAgtcagaatcaaggttaagagatttctgggtgattctggctgatcagcagtatttgctgaggtgtgtgcagcagagcaacatgccaagaaacccgggacgggggagagttggaaggccaggctgtgacttcggaggtgctgttgcctcaggaaGAGGAGCTAGATGcagagaggataaatggccacaggtgtgaccaccgccgTCCTTGCCGCGGTACGGGGGCCTTTGTATGGGgccctttgtgagctgagttatgAACCAGATGAAGGCTGTGCAGGTGTGTGAGAATCCAGGCCAGACTCGATGGGTGGAGGCTTGGCAGAGGTGAGGGGCCAGACAGCCTCGCTaaatgtgcagtggctcactgcagacaGTGCCCATCAGTCGCCAGACAGACCGGCTTGATCTTCAGCCCCCATGGCAGCTGCCTCTAACTGtctgcctccaccttctgaggCCTATAGGCGTCGCAAATGTGTGGTTTTTAAACAGATTTGGATGAGTTGTTTTCTGCACAACACACTTTTACAGACGGAGGCTGGTTCTCCACAGTGGCACCAGGGACTTGGCAGGGACTGGTGGGACAGAGCCTCAGAGCACAGCACCAGCTCCCTGGGCGAAGACGGTGCCCGTGGGACGGAAGAAAGAAGAGGCACACAGTGTTGAGGCGTGAACTCTAGTTTGCTCTTGGACATGACACACATGCCTTCTGGAAGTTTGCATGAAGCACTGCTAAAGCCACCAGTGCGGATAGGTCCTTAGATCAGGAGACCCAGAACACAGTTGTATTTGAAATCCTTCACATGCTGCAATCTCTTCAAAGAGGACTACAAGTCATCTCTAATAAtgttgtaaaattaattttttactaagtgccatggctttttttttttttttgtggggtagGGCCGGTGTGTGACAGTAAAACAACAGATGCAGTGACACAGCTGGTGGGTGTTGGTTCTGGGCCCCAGTTGGGCAGTTGTATGAAAAGAAACCGAAAAGTCTCTACAGTGGTATGAACTGAAACACCTGGATTatgtgttttcatgtatttgaCATAAATGCACACATTCGTACGCtaaacacacatttttctatatgtaataaaattcacACCTTTAAAtagttaacatatattttattttaggaccTCCCCCACGATGTGAGGACTAATAGCCACTCCCTCTCCCCCCCGGATATTAAGAGCCACATCGCAGGGCAgtgaggcaccccccgcgaggtggggactaatcgccaccccctctccccctctgGCTATTAGGAgtcacctcgcaggggggtgaggcACCCCCCACAAGGTGGGGACTAATAGCCACCCCTTCTCCTCCCGCTGGCTATTAGGGGCCATGGTGGACTCACAGCCTGTTTgatattgtgagtaatatcatctccccctcTGGAAATTATGAACTCTTTCACAGATGGGTGTATACTCTGTGTGTACACCGTCAAAGGGTGTACACCCATCtgtattgggagtcatatcatcctcttcctccctgaatgtTAAGAAGAATATCCCAGGATTGTTTCTACTCCCTGCATTATTGggtgtcatatcctcctctcccacgtggaaattagaaacaatatcactgGGGGCGCGTACACCTTCTGTAACATTTAAAGTAATATCATCCCCTTCCCTCCAGGATCATGGGAACAATATCcctggggggtgtacactttctgccaTATAGGTCATAATATCATCCCTCCCACCTTGAAACATTATGAAGGACCATCTCACACGGGGTATACAACCCTTGGTGCGATATTGGGAATGCAATTATCCTCTTCCCggcatatttg is a genomic window containing:
- the LOC106995887 gene encoding disco-interacting protein 2 homolog C-like; the encoded protein is MAVPMPSKRRSLVVQTSMDAYTPPDTSSGSEDEGSVQGDSQGTPTSSQGSINMEHWISQAIHGSTTSTTSSSSTQSGDSRAANRLADVMAQTHMDNHSAPPDVTTNTSEHSIQMERPQGSTGSRTAPKYCNAELMETGNALFIIAQTWRQRRNQNVLH